The following proteins are co-located in the Burkholderiaceae bacterium DAT-1 genome:
- a CDS encoding NADP-dependent malic enzyme, with amino-acid sequence MDEELRRSALEYHEFPKPGKIQVAPTKPLSSQRDLALAYSPGVAAACDAIVEDPLNAYRYTARGNLVAVISNGTAVLGLGNIGALAGKPVMEGKGVLFKKFAGVDVFDIEVNENDPDKLIDIIAALEPTFGGINLEDIKAPECFYIEQKLRERMKIPVFHDDQHGTAIITASAVLNGLRIVDKDIAKVKVVTSGAGAAAIACIDLLVKLGVQVSNITMCDSKGVVHTAREDWAKLDESKQRYAQTTDARTLKDAIAGADIFLGLSGPKLVTQDMVRSMAAHPLILALANPEPEILPPLAKEARPDAIVCTGRSDFPNQVNNVLCFPFIFRGALDVGATTINDEMKLACVRAIADLAMAEQNEVVADAYSGQSLTFGPDYIIPKPFDPRLIVKIAPAVAQAAMDSGVATRPITDMAAYNESLMQFVYKSNLFMKPVFSAAKKSRQRVVYAEGEDERVLHAVQEVVDQGLAYPILIGRPSVIDMRIEKLGLRIRPGQDFELVNNEFDPRYREYWSEYYNIMKRRGVSQEFAKREVRRKSTLIGALMIRKGEADAMICGTYGHYHSHLEFVCQVIGRQPGVHTYAAMNALILPHGNIFITDTYVNQDPTAEQLAEITLMAAQTVRNFGIVPKVALLSHSSFGTVDSPTAIKMREALALIRERAPELEVDGEMHGDAALSGELRQQVFPDSTLKGDANLLIMPTLDAANIAFNLLKVSASDGVTIGPMLLGVEKAVHILTPTASVRRIVNMTALAAVEAAQKASS; translated from the coding sequence ATGGATGAAGAACTGCGCAGAAGCGCACTCGAGTACCACGAATTTCCTAAGCCCGGCAAAATCCAGGTCGCCCCGACCAAGCCGTTGTCCAGCCAGCGTGATCTTGCGCTAGCTTACTCCCCCGGCGTTGCCGCTGCTTGCGACGCCATCGTTGAAGATCCGCTCAACGCCTATCGCTACACAGCACGTGGCAATCTGGTGGCCGTGATCTCCAATGGTACAGCCGTTCTAGGCCTTGGCAACATTGGGGCGCTTGCGGGCAAGCCAGTGATGGAAGGCAAAGGCGTGCTGTTCAAGAAGTTTGCCGGTGTCGATGTGTTCGACATCGAAGTGAACGAAAATGATCCCGACAAGCTGATCGACATCATCGCAGCGCTTGAGCCGACGTTTGGCGGCATCAACCTCGAAGACATCAAGGCACCCGAATGCTTCTACATCGAGCAGAAACTGCGCGAACGCATGAAGATTCCGGTGTTCCACGACGATCAGCACGGCACAGCCATTATTACAGCCTCTGCAGTGCTCAATGGTCTGCGCATCGTTGACAAGGACATCGCCAAGGTCAAGGTGGTGACGTCCGGCGCGGGTGCTGCGGCGATTGCGTGTATCGACTTGCTGGTGAAGCTGGGCGTTCAGGTCAGCAACATCACCATGTGCGATTCCAAGGGTGTGGTGCATACCGCCCGTGAAGACTGGGCCAAGCTGGACGAATCCAAGCAGCGATATGCCCAGACCACCGACGCTCGCACCCTGAAGGATGCGATTGCCGGTGCCGACATCTTCCTGGGTCTGTCCGGACCCAAGCTGGTGACACAGGACATGGTTCGCTCGATGGCTGCACATCCGCTGATTCTGGCGCTGGCGAATCCGGAGCCGGAAATCCTGCCGCCACTGGCCAAGGAAGCCCGTCCTGATGCCATCGTGTGTACCGGCCGTTCGGATTTCCCGAACCAGGTCAATAACGTACTGTGCTTCCCCTTCATCTTCCGTGGTGCGCTTGATGTAGGTGCCACCACCATTAATGACGAGATGAAGCTAGCCTGCGTGCGCGCCATTGCCGATCTGGCCATGGCCGAGCAAAACGAAGTGGTGGCGGATGCTTATAGTGGTCAATCGCTGACCTTCGGTCCGGATTACATCATTCCGAAGCCGTTTGATCCGCGCCTGATCGTGAAGATCGCGCCAGCAGTCGCTCAAGCCGCGATGGATTCCGGTGTGGCGACTCGTCCGATTACCGATATGGCGGCGTACAACGAATCACTGATGCAGTTCGTGTACAAGTCCAATCTCTTCATGAAGCCGGTGTTCAGTGCTGCCAAGAAGTCGCGCCAGCGCGTGGTGTATGCCGAAGGCGAAGACGAACGCGTACTGCATGCCGTGCAGGAAGTGGTCGATCAGGGTCTGGCCTACCCGATCCTGATTGGTCGCCCGAGCGTCATCGATATGCGTATCGAAAAGCTGGGTCTGCGCATCCGTCCGGGTCAGGACTTCGAACTGGTCAACAACGAGTTCGATCCGCGCTATCGTGAGTACTGGTCCGAGTACTACAACATCATGAAGCGTCGTGGCGTGAGCCAGGAATTTGCCAAGCGCGAAGTGCGCCGCAAGTCGACGCTGATTGGTGCGCTGATGATTCGCAAGGGCGAAGCCGATGCCATGATCTGCGGCACCTACGGCCACTATCACTCACATCTGGAATTCGTGTGTCAGGTCATCGGCCGCCAGCCAGGCGTACATACTTACGCTGCGATGAATGCGCTGATCCTGCCTCACGGCAATATCTTCATCACTGATACCTATGTGAATCAGGATCCGACCGCAGAACAGCTGGCCGAAATCACCCTGATGGCGGCTCAGACCGTACGCAATTTTGGTATCGTGCCGAAGGTTGCCCTGCTGAGCCATTCCAGTTTTGGCACGGTGGATTCGCCAACCGCGATCAAGATGCGTGAAGCACTCGCACTGATTCGCGAACGCGCACCCGAGCTGGAAGTAGATGGCGAAATGCACGGTGATGCAGCCCTGTCGGGTGAATTGCGTCAGCAAGTCTTCCCGGACAGCACGCTGAAGGGTGATGCCAATCTGCTGATCATGCCGACACTGGATGCCGCCAATATTGCCTTTAATCTGCTGAAGGTGAGCGCATCCGATGGTGTGACCATCGGCCCGATGCTGCTGGGGGTGGAGAAGGCTGTTCACATCCTGACCCCAACCGCATCTGTTCGCCGTATCGTCAATATGACGGCACTGGCTGCAGTGGAAGCAGCTCAAAAGGCAAGCAGCTAA
- a CDS encoding LysR family transcriptional regulator — protein sequence MTLTELKYIVAVARERHFGRAASACFVSQPTLSVAVKKLEDELGVTLFERSAGDVSVTPVGERIVSEAQRVLEQVQTIKQLAEHGKDPISGPLRLGSIYTISPYLLPWLIPGLRVAVPQMQLLLEENYTSRLAEMLKQGEIDVAVLSEPFHESGIATQAVYDEDFIIAVPKGHDWEKLKSVPASRLSEENVLLLSSGNCFRDQVLQSCPDLNRESLAAGSLQRTLHGSSLTTIRHMVAGGIGITVLPITSVNVGDEQLLSFIPFADPAPTRRVTLAWRRNFPRREAIEAVRKAILNSKLPGARFIANAPIN from the coding sequence ATGACTTTGACCGAACTCAAGTACATCGTCGCCGTGGCGCGTGAGCGCCATTTCGGGCGGGCTGCATCAGCCTGCTTTGTCAGTCAGCCCACATTAAGCGTGGCGGTGAAAAAGCTTGAGGACGAGTTGGGGGTAACCCTGTTCGAGCGAAGCGCGGGAGATGTTTCCGTCACGCCAGTGGGCGAGCGGATTGTCTCCGAAGCGCAGCGCGTGCTCGAACAGGTGCAAACCATCAAGCAATTGGCAGAACACGGCAAGGACCCGATTTCGGGTCCGCTACGTTTGGGCTCGATCTATACCATCAGCCCATATTTGCTACCCTGGCTAATTCCGGGCTTGCGTGTAGCTGTGCCGCAAATGCAATTACTGCTGGAAGAGAACTATACCTCGCGTCTGGCCGAAATGCTGAAGCAGGGTGAGATTGATGTGGCGGTACTCTCCGAGCCGTTTCACGAGAGCGGGATTGCGACTCAGGCGGTGTATGACGAAGACTTCATCATTGCCGTCCCCAAGGGGCATGATTGGGAAAAGCTTAAAAGCGTACCCGCATCCCGGTTATCTGAAGAGAATGTGCTGTTGCTTTCCAGTGGCAATTGCTTCCGTGATCAGGTGCTGCAATCGTGCCCTGATCTTAATCGCGAATCACTCGCTGCCGGTAGCCTGCAACGCACACTGCATGGCAGCTCACTGACCACTATCCGGCATATGGTCGCTGGCGGAATTGGCATTACAGTTCTGCCGATTACCTCGGTGAATGTGGGCGATGAGCAGCTACTCTCATTCATTCCATTTGCTGATCCGGCACCAACCCGTCGTGTGACGCTCGCGTGGCGTCGCAACTTTCCCCGTCGAGAGGCCATTGAGGCAGTGCGCAAGGCGATTCTGAATTCGAAGTTGCCGGGCGCGCGCTTTATAGCGAATGCACCAATCAATTAG
- the rimO gene encoding 30S ribosomal protein S12 methylthiotransferase RimO, which produces MSKIPSIGFVSLGCPKAASDSEQILTQLRAEGYTISPNYDGADLVVVNTCGFIDSAVEESLDAIGEALRENGKVIVTGCLGAKDGGGQIRQAHPNVLAVTGPHATNEVMDAVHKHLPKPHDPFMDLVPPQGVRLTPKHYAYLKISEGCNHRCSFCIIPSMRGDLVSRPVHEVLREAENLKKAGVNELLVISQDTSAYGVDVKYRTGFHNGRPVRTRMTELCNELGDMDMWVRLHYVYPYPHVDEIIPLMAEGKVLPYLDIPFQHASQRILKLMKRPANSENVLKRLEAWRAVCPDIALRSTFIVGFPGETESEFQELLDFIDEAQLDRVGCFTYSPVEGATANDLPDHVDPEVAEDRKARFMEKQAEISARKLQAKIGKRLKVLVDEIDDQGAVARSYADAPEIDGLVYIEDATGLKVGQFVEVDVVEADEYDLWGQRI; this is translated from the coding sequence ATGTCCAAGATTCCTAGCATTGGCTTCGTTTCCCTAGGCTGCCCGAAGGCTGCAAGCGATTCCGAGCAAATCCTGACCCAGCTGCGCGCTGAGGGCTATACCATTTCGCCGAACTACGATGGCGCCGACCTTGTGGTGGTGAATACCTGCGGCTTTATCGATAGCGCGGTAGAGGAATCTCTGGACGCAATTGGCGAGGCTTTACGCGAAAACGGCAAGGTGATCGTAACGGGGTGTCTTGGTGCCAAGGACGGCGGCGGACAAATTCGTCAGGCGCACCCGAATGTACTGGCGGTGACTGGCCCGCATGCGACCAACGAAGTAATGGATGCTGTTCACAAGCACCTGCCCAAGCCGCATGATCCCTTTATGGATCTGGTGCCGCCACAGGGCGTTCGCCTGACCCCCAAACACTATGCGTATCTAAAGATTTCCGAGGGCTGCAACCATCGCTGCAGTTTCTGCATTATCCCGTCAATGCGTGGCGATCTGGTTTCCCGTCCGGTGCACGAGGTGTTGCGCGAGGCTGAAAATCTCAAGAAGGCCGGCGTGAACGAACTGCTGGTGATCTCACAGGACACCAGTGCCTATGGCGTAGATGTGAAATATCGAACCGGCTTCCACAATGGCCGACCGGTGCGGACACGCATGACCGAGCTCTGCAATGAACTGGGTGATATGGATATGTGGGTGCGTCTGCATTATGTCTATCCCTATCCGCACGTCGACGAAATCATCCCGCTGATGGCCGAAGGCAAGGTGCTGCCGTATCTGGATATTCCTTTCCAGCATGCCAGCCAGCGTATCCTGAAATTGATGAAACGCCCGGCCAATTCGGAAAATGTGCTCAAGCGGCTGGAAGCCTGGCGTGCCGTTTGTCCGGATATTGCATTGCGCTCCACCTTCATCGTCGGCTTCCCCGGCGAGACCGAAAGCGAGTTTCAGGAACTGCTGGATTTCATTGATGAAGCGCAGCTGGATCGCGTGGGCTGTTTCACCTATTCCCCCGTGGAAGGCGCGACAGCCAACGATCTACCGGATCATGTCGATCCCGAAGTGGCCGAAGATCGTAAAGCACGTTTCATGGAAAAGCAGGCCGAAATCAGCGCCCGCAAACTTCAGGCGAAAATTGGAAAGCGCCTGAAAGTACTGGTTGATGAAATTGATGATCAGGGTGCGGTAGCGAGAAGTTATGCAGATGCTCCCGAAATCGATGGGCTTGTCTATATTGAAGATGCTACTGGTCTGAAGGTAGGCCAGTTCGTGGAGGTTGACGTGGTGGAAGCCGACGAATACGACCTCTGGGGGCAACGCATCTGA
- the cysS gene encoding cysteine--tRNA ligase, whose protein sequence is MLNILNSLGREKQIFTPIEPGKVRMYVCGMTVYDLCHIGHARMLAAFDIVYRWLQASGYDVTYVRNITDIDDKIIKRAAERGISADALVQETIADMHKDLEQLFLLPPTHEPRATQHVDGMIHLIEGLIAKGRAYPAANGDVYYAVNNFEGYGKLSGRTLDSLRAGERVDVDPHKRDPHDFVLWKAAKPGEPQWASPWGVGRPGWHIECSVMSEHHLGSHFDIHGGGEDLQFPHHENEIAQSEGCHDHTYVNYWMHNGFVQFDGEKMSKSLGNFFTIRDVLKQVDGEAVRFLMVRAHYRSPINYSEALLRDAKAGLDRLYTALKLVPPADGFAIDWTHPLAARFQAAMNDDFSTPDAVAVLFELANEVNKSQSAQDAALLKALGNILGLLSRDPQAYLQGGAGEGGFTAEAIEQLIADRLEARKNKNFAESDRIRKELADAGVVLEDGPQGTTWRRV, encoded by the coding sequence ATGCTGAACATTTTGAACTCGCTTGGACGAGAAAAACAGATCTTTACCCCCATCGAACCTGGCAAGGTCCGCATGTATGTGTGCGGGATGACGGTATATGACCTGTGTCACATCGGCCATGCGCGCATGCTGGCTGCATTTGATATCGTTTACCGCTGGCTGCAGGCCTCCGGCTACGATGTCACATATGTGCGCAATATCACTGATATTGACGACAAGATCATCAAGCGTGCCGCCGAGCGCGGGATCAGCGCCGATGCCCTGGTGCAGGAAACCATCGCCGACATGCACAAGGATCTGGAACAGCTGTTCCTGTTGCCGCCCACGCATGAGCCACGCGCTACGCAGCACGTGGATGGCATGATCCATCTCATTGAAGGACTGATTGCCAAGGGACGCGCTTATCCGGCTGCCAATGGCGACGTCTACTACGCCGTGAACAACTTCGAAGGTTACGGCAAGCTTTCCGGCCGCACGCTGGATAGTCTGCGCGCAGGCGAACGCGTCGACGTTGATCCGCACAAGCGTGATCCACATGACTTTGTGCTGTGGAAGGCTGCCAAGCCGGGTGAACCGCAGTGGGCGTCTCCATGGGGCGTGGGCCGTCCGGGCTGGCATATCGAATGTTCGGTGATGAGCGAGCATCATCTTGGCTCGCATTTCGACATCCACGGTGGTGGCGAAGATTTGCAGTTCCCGCATCATGAAAACGAAATCGCCCAGAGCGAGGGCTGTCACGATCACACTTACGTGAACTACTGGATGCACAATGGTTTCGTGCAGTTTGATGGCGAGAAGATGTCCAAATCGCTGGGCAACTTCTTCACCATCCGCGATGTGCTGAAGCAGGTAGATGGCGAGGCCGTGCGCTTCCTGATGGTGCGTGCGCACTACCGCAGCCCGATTAACTATTCGGAAGCGCTGCTGCGTGACGCCAAGGCGGGTCTGGATCGCCTGTATACCGCACTGAAGCTGGTGCCACCGGCAGATGGATTCGCGATTGACTGGACCCATCCGCTGGCAGCACGCTTCCAGGCCGCGATGAATGACGACTTTTCGACCCCGGATGCCGTGGCGGTGCTATTCGAGCTGGCAAACGAAGTCAACAAGAGCCAGTCGGCGCAGGATGCGGCACTGCTAAAGGCGCTGGGTAATATCCTTGGCCTGCTGTCGCGTGATCCGCAAGCCTATTTGCAAGGTGGTGCAGGCGAGGGTGGTTTTACTGCCGAAGCCATCGAACAATTGATCGCCGACCGCCTTGAGGCCCGCAAAAACAAGAACTTCGCTGAGTCCGACCGGATTCGCAAGGAACTGGCGGATGCGGGTGTGGTGCTGGAAGATGGCCCGCAAGGGACGACCTGGCGACGGGTGTAA
- the rpoS gene encoding RNA polymerase sigma factor RpoS, whose protein sequence is MNSALENIDDEMLDDDLMEAEDEEVVELEAEGGAHDETEHAAPEATGDVTQIYLNDIGHNALLTPDEERTLARLVVQGDFPARQKMIEHNLRLVVNIAKHYINRGMALLDLIEEGNIGLMHALEKFDPERGFRFSTYATWWIRQSIERAIMNQSRTIRLPVHVIKELNVYLRAQRHLEAQMGREPSLEEIAYQVGKPVEEVRRVMNLNERMASLDAPLDIDPMLSIGESIPDEQHDGPELTLQNAEIQRYVREWLKQLNDKQRMVIERRYGLNGYDICTLEDLAANLQLTRERVRQIQIEALESLRRLLRRQGVGRDVLLG, encoded by the coding sequence ATGAACAGCGCGCTCGAAAACATTGACGATGAAATGCTAGACGACGATCTCATGGAAGCAGAGGATGAGGAGGTTGTCGAACTGGAAGCAGAAGGCGGGGCTCACGATGAAACCGAGCACGCTGCGCCGGAAGCCACCGGAGACGTCACCCAGATATATTTGAACGACATCGGCCACAACGCCCTGTTAACCCCAGATGAAGAGCGCACATTAGCGCGACTGGTGGTTCAGGGCGATTTTCCTGCCCGTCAGAAAATGATCGAGCACAATTTGCGCCTGGTGGTGAATATCGCCAAGCACTATATCAATCGCGGCATGGCGCTCCTTGATCTGATCGAAGAAGGCAATATCGGCCTGATGCATGCGCTGGAAAAGTTTGATCCGGAACGCGGCTTCCGCTTCTCCACCTATGCGACATGGTGGATTCGCCAGAGTATCGAACGCGCCATCATGAACCAGTCACGCACCATTCGCCTGCCGGTGCACGTGATCAAGGAACTGAACGTCTATCTGCGTGCCCAGCGCCATCTGGAAGCACAGATGGGTCGCGAGCCATCGCTGGAAGAAATCGCCTATCAGGTTGGCAAGCCGGTAGAGGAAGTCCGCCGCGTGATGAATCTGAACGAGCGCATGGCCTCGCTAGATGCGCCGCTGGATATCGACCCGATGCTGTCTATTGGCGAATCCATTCCGGATGAGCAGCACGACGGTCCTGAGTTGACACTTCAGAATGCCGAGATTCAGCGCTATGTCCGTGAATGGCTGAAGCAGCTCAACGACAAGCAGCGCATGGTGATCGAGCGCCGCTACGGGCTCAATGGCTATGACATCTGTACGCTGGAGGATCTGGCTGCCAACCTGCAACTGACACGCGAGCGGGTACGGCAGATCCAGATCGAGGCGCTGGAAAGCCTGCGTCGCCTGCTGCGGCGGCAGGGCGTAGGCCGGGATGTATTGCTCGGGTAA
- a CDS encoding peptidoglycan DD-metalloendopeptidase family protein, giving the protein MVKKGDTLYSIALDNGLDYHDIASANQLADPNLIKVGQVLKLPVYTQTADADAGAGVEIRPLNGPASVGKSSDENAKNVVNVTKPSVSTQGLVSYPKALKLPYNTDAETIAKQADGPSVQVASKPVPVKASDAAGAAKKVAEPKPVNPPSMSDTAAIVWAWPASGKVISSFSPSTKGIDISGKIGQPVYAAADGKVSFADSMREYGKIVIINHNKMYLSAYMHNSRILVKEHDWVKKGDKIAEMGSTDSEQVKLHFEIRQFGKPVDPTKYLTVDKS; this is encoded by the coding sequence GTGGTCAAGAAGGGCGACACGCTCTACAGCATTGCGCTGGATAATGGCCTCGACTATCACGATATTGCATCGGCCAATCAGCTGGCTGATCCCAATCTGATTAAGGTGGGGCAGGTACTCAAGTTGCCGGTTTATACCCAGACTGCCGATGCGGACGCCGGCGCAGGGGTTGAAATTCGCCCATTGAACGGCCCTGCTTCCGTGGGTAAGTCTTCGGACGAAAATGCAAAAAATGTTGTAAATGTCACAAAGCCGTCCGTCAGTACGCAAGGGCTTGTGAGCTACCCCAAGGCACTGAAGCTTCCTTACAACACCGATGCGGAAACGATTGCAAAACAAGCAGACGGACCCTCTGTGCAGGTTGCAAGCAAGCCGGTTCCAGTCAAGGCAAGTGATGCTGCGGGTGCAGCAAAGAAAGTGGCTGAACCCAAGCCAGTTAACCCTCCTAGCATGAGTGACACTGCAGCAATTGTCTGGGCATGGCCAGCATCTGGCAAAGTTATTTCTTCTTTTTCTCCGTCAACAAAAGGGATCGATATTTCCGGAAAAATCGGACAGCCGGTTTACGCGGCTGCCGATGGCAAGGTTTCGTTTGCGGATTCCATGCGGGAGTATGGAAAAATCGTGATCATTAACCATAATAAGATGTACCTGTCGGCATATATGCACAACAGTCGAATTCTCGTAAAAGAGCACGACTGGGTAAAGAAAGGCGACAAGATTGCCGAAATGGGAAGTACCGACTCTGAACAGGTGAAGTTGCATTTTGAGATCCGGCAATTCGGTAAGCCGGTTGATCCAACCAAATACCTGACGGTAGACAAATCATGA
- a CDS encoding protein-L-isoaspartate(D-aspartate) O-methyltransferase, with the protein MKHQFSGIGMTSARTRGRMVERLRSQGIRDEGVLATMGAVPRHIFVDSALEHRAYDDVSLPIGLGQTISQPYIVARMIELALGSGKRERVLEIGSGCGYQTTILSQLYKTVYAVERLSHLCDKSRLKLRELNINNVRLRHGDGFLGASDAAPFDAIVMAAATPYIPDALLEQLSMGGRIVFPLGNAEQELRMIERTPQGMVESRLEKVKFVPMIPGIA; encoded by the coding sequence GTGAAACACCAATTTTCCGGCATTGGCATGACCTCGGCCCGTACCCGGGGGCGGATGGTAGAACGGCTGCGCAGTCAGGGGATTCGCGACGAGGGCGTACTGGCCACGATGGGGGCAGTTCCGCGCCATATTTTCGTCGACTCGGCACTCGAGCATCGAGCCTATGATGATGTCTCGCTGCCAATTGGCTTGGGTCAAACGATTTCGCAACCCTATATTGTTGCCCGCATGATCGAGCTGGCGCTGGGGAGTGGCAAGCGGGAAAGGGTGCTGGAAATTGGCTCGGGTTGCGGCTATCAAACCACGATTCTCAGCCAGCTGTACAAAACGGTCTACGCCGTGGAGCGCCTGTCGCACCTGTGTGATAAGTCTCGTCTGAAACTGCGAGAGCTTAATATCAATAACGTGCGCTTACGGCATGGAGATGGATTCCTGGGGGCGAGCGATGCTGCGCCCTTTGATGCCATTGTAATGGCGGCAGCGACACCGTATATTCCCGATGCCTTGCTTGAACAACTGTCCATGGGCGGCCGAATCGTGTTCCCGCTGGGCAATGCCGAGCAAGAGTTGCGCATGATTGAGCGCACGCCGCAAGGCATGGTCGAATCCCGACTCGAGAAAGTAAAGTTCGTGCCCATGATTCCCGGAATTGCCTGA
- the surE gene encoding 5'/3'-nucleotidase SurE, with protein sequence MRFLLSNDDGYFAPGLSALFGALSSLGEVTVVAPEQDRSGASNSLTLDRPLSLKKAHNGFYYVNGTPTDCVHLAVTGMLDQQPDLVVSGINDGANMGDDTIYSGTVAAATEGFLLGVPAIAISMACKPARHFDTAARVARELVERQMRDPVRGAILLNVNVPDLPYEELKGIKVTRLGRRHKAEPVIRATDPRGQPIYWVGPPGKAQDAGEDTDFWAVANGWVSVTPLQIDLTAYAQRQFVSGWLGL encoded by the coding sequence ATGCGGTTTCTGTTGAGCAATGATGATGGATATTTTGCGCCTGGATTGTCGGCGTTGTTCGGTGCCCTTTCTTCATTAGGGGAGGTCACGGTTGTTGCTCCAGAACAGGATAGAAGTGGTGCGTCCAATTCACTCACCCTGGATCGTCCGCTGAGTCTGAAAAAGGCCCATAACGGGTTCTATTACGTCAACGGTACGCCCACCGATTGTGTCCATCTTGCGGTCACTGGCATGCTTGACCAGCAACCTGATCTGGTTGTGTCGGGCATTAACGACGGTGCAAATATGGGCGATGACACCATCTATTCCGGCACCGTTGCTGCTGCTACGGAAGGATTCCTGCTGGGCGTGCCTGCTATTGCGATTTCCATGGCCTGCAAGCCGGCGCGCCATTTTGATACAGCTGCACGCGTTGCGAGGGAACTGGTTGAGCGGCAGATGCGTGATCCGGTTCGCGGCGCTATTTTGCTCAACGTAAATGTGCCCGATCTTCCGTACGAAGAGCTGAAAGGGATCAAAGTCACACGCCTTGGCCGTCGTCATAAGGCCGAACCTGTGATCCGGGCAACCGATCCGCGTGGTCAGCCTATTTACTGGGTCGGGCCACCTGGCAAGGCACAGGATGCTGGTGAAGATACAGATTTCTGGGCTGTGGCCAATGGCTGGGTGTCAGTGACACCGCTGCAGATTGATCTCACAGCGTATGCACAACGTCAATTTGTCAGCGGGTGGCTTGGTCTGTGA
- a CDS encoding response regulator, with the protein MKIAVIDDNQTNVMVLERLLRQHFALDSVSFNDPWLGLEWCLTHRPDLILLDYMMPGLDGLGFVTAFREDNASPDTQIIMITGNTDLQVRYEALDAGANDFLTKPLDAAEFRARVKNMLALSKSHHALRDRAAWLAVEVERATANIRSRELETIFLLSKAAEYRDPETGAHILRMATFSAMIARELGLGEPFANLIYEASPMHDIGKVGTPDRILLKPGKLDPDEMTIMQQHAMNGYEILKDSHSPVLQMAANIALCHHEKFDGSGYPRGLKGSEIPIEGRIVAVADVFDALTSTRPYKRAWPVDDARQFLTDQSGKHFDPDIVEAFLRQFDAVLAFRHQHMDDDTPS; encoded by the coding sequence ATGAAAATCGCAGTGATCGACGACAACCAAACCAATGTGATGGTGCTGGAGCGTCTGCTCAGGCAACACTTTGCATTGGACTCCGTCTCGTTCAATGACCCCTGGTTAGGCCTGGAATGGTGTCTGACCCACCGGCCTGATCTTATTTTGCTTGATTACATGATGCCCGGTTTGGATGGGCTGGGATTTGTGACCGCCTTCCGCGAGGATAATGCGAGTCCTGACACGCAAATTATCATGATCACGGGCAATACAGATCTGCAGGTGCGCTATGAAGCGCTGGATGCAGGCGCCAATGACTTTCTGACCAAACCACTTGATGCGGCGGAATTCAGGGCGCGCGTCAAAAATATGCTGGCACTGAGCAAAAGCCATCATGCGCTGCGAGATCGTGCGGCCTGGCTTGCCGTAGAAGTTGAGCGTGCAACGGCTAATATCCGCTCGCGAGAGCTGGAAACTATTTTCTTATTGTCTAAAGCCGCCGAGTACCGTGACCCGGAAACGGGGGCGCATATCCTGCGCATGGCGACTTTCTCGGCCATGATCGCACGGGAGCTTGGTCTGGGTGAGCCCTTTGCCAATCTGATTTATGAAGCCTCGCCCATGCATGATATCGGCAAGGTTGGTACGCCGGATCGCATTCTCCTCAAGCCGGGCAAACTGGACCCCGACGAAATGACCATCATGCAGCAGCATGCCATGAATGGATACGAAATTCTCAAGGACAGCCATTCACCCGTGTTACAGATGGCCGCCAACATTGCGCTATGTCATCACGAAAAATTCGATGGATCGGGCTATCCACGCGGACTCAAAGGCAGTGAGATTCCGATTGAGGGTCGCATCGTGGCGGTGGCCGATGTGTTTGATGCGCTCACCTCGACTCGCCCGTATAAACGCGCCTGGCCTGTGGATGACGCACGGCAGTTTCTGACTGACCAGAGCGGGAAGCATTTTGACCCGGACATCGTAGAGGCCTTTTTACGGCAGTTTGATGCCGTACTGGCCTTCCGGCACCAGCATATGGACGACGACACCCCTTCGTGA